One Pseudochaenichthys georgianus chromosome 7, fPseGeo1.2, whole genome shotgun sequence DNA segment encodes these proteins:
- the LOC117449067 gene encoding glucose-induced degradation protein 8-B homolog, which produces MMSYAEKPEDITKEEWMEKLNNVHIQRADMNRLIMNYLVTEGFKEAAEKFRMESGIEPSVDLDSLDERIKIREMILKGQIQEAIALINSLHPELLDTNRYLYFHLQQQHLIELIRLRETESALEFAQTQLAEQGEESRECLTEMERTLALLAFDNPEESPFGDLLNMMQRQKVWSEVNQAVLDYENRESTPKLAKLLKLLLWAQNELDQKKVKYPKMTDLSTGTIEDPK; this is translated from the exons ATGATGAGTTATGCTGAAAAGCCAGAAGACATCACGAAAGAAGAGTGGATGGAAAAGCTGAACAATGTTCACATACAGAGGGCGGACATGAATCGGCTCATCATGAATTACCTGGTGACGG AAGGGTTCAAGGAAGCGGCGGAGAAGTTTCGTATGGAGTCTGGCATCGAGCCGAGCGTGGACCTGGACTCTCTGGACGAGCGGATAAAGATCAGAGAGATGATCCTGAAGGGACAGATCCAGGAAGCCATCGCCCTCATCAACAGCCTGCACCCCGAGCTGCTGGACACCAACCGCTACCTCTACTTCCACCTGCAG CAGCAGCATCTGATCGAGCTGATCCGTCTGAGGGAGACGGAGTCGGCGCTGGAGTTCGCTCAGACTCAGCTGGCGGAGCAGGGCGAGGAGAGCAGGGAGTGTCTGacggagatggagaggacgttAGCGCTGCTCGCCTTCGACAACCCCGAGGAGTCGCCCTTCGGGGACCTGCTCAACATGATGCAGCGGCAAAAG GTGTGGAGCGAGGTGAACCAGGCGGTGCTGGACTACGAGAACAGGGAGTCCACTCCCAAACTGGCGAAGCTGCTGAAGCTGCTGCTGTGGGCCCAGAACGAGCTGGACCAGAAGAAGGTCAAATACCCCAAAATGACGGACCTGAGCACGGGAACCATCGAGGACCCCAAGTGA